The genomic region gtctccatacccaaggaaggatatacttgccataggagcagtgcaacaaaggttcaccaggctgattctgggattgtcctatgaggtgagattgaggaaactgggggtgtattctctagagtttagaagaatgagagatgatctcattgaaacatacaaattcttacagggctcggcAGGGTATATGCTGGaaggatgcttcccctggctgggggtctagaaccaagGAACaatgtctcagaataaggggtaggccatttaagacagatgaggagaaatttcttcactcagagcacTGCggatctttagaattctctcccccagagggcTCTGGAGGCTTGGTCATTGAGTGCGTTCAGGACAGAGATTGATCAGATTTATAGATACTAAagacatcaaaggatatggggatagtgtatgaaaatggcattgaggtacaatattagccatgatctagttggcagaacaagctcaaggagccgaatggcctactactgctatTTCCTACGTTCCTAAAACATTTTATATATATTGGTATAAAGACACACAAGACAAGATTTGTGTGCATAATTACTTAAACGCCTATCCGTTATTCAAGGAACTTAATCAAAATACATTCACATGTCTTGCCATTTTACCAACAAACACACTATGTTTGAAGGACACAAGCACATATCATGCCAAGAAGTATTGGGATCACATGTGCAGCAAAAATGtatgttaactaatcaaatgcaAGAATGTGAAATTGTGGTCACTGGTAAATTGTAGTGGATTATGCTTGGGAGGAACCAGAGAAAATATCTCTTCTCAGCAGAATACACaaagtctcaggctgtttaaagCTTGCAGCTCtgcttttttgaaaaaaacacCCACACAGAGGTAAAAGCATCTACACAAAATTTTCACAGGCCTGTCATTAGAAACACTTGTTCCAGATTTGACTGAATTAGAAAATCAACcaccatctgttttttttttactgataaTTAGGTATGACTGAAAAGACAGACCATCAGATGTTAACCTAGCTCATTAGAGCTCCCTTAAATATGGCCAGGGCCCCCAAGTACTTTTACCTATATTTCCAGAACTGCCATTCAACACCAGCTAATTAATATCTTCAATCCATTAACAATAATAAAAGCAAACCTAATTTTAGCACTGTGACTCAACAGATTCAATTGCATTTGTGGAATTggcagttttaaaatgtttactttagtcatgtctgtgcctgagcaACCCAGAGGTGAGCATTGGTTCTACGTTGATCGATTTCTATTTATAAAGATCCCTGATGCCTAAGGAATTGCAGATGCAGACCTTGTAAAGAAACAGAGCCTGGATTCCCCAGCTTTCTGAATGGTTAATGAGCATGGTTTAAGATAAAAAGTGGCAAATGttataaacaaataaaaacagaactgtATTTTTCAATTGCTTAAAATAAGTCTTTTAACCTTTAAGTAACTTTCTAAATTACTATCAAGTAAGAATTTGAAGAAACACTTTGCACACACTATGCTCTTGGACTGTGGAAGTGCTTGTTTTTCACATGtgcaaaatatcccaaggcacttcacatagGAAAAACAGATGCTGAGCAACAGCACGAGTGTGAAGGGTTGACCGATGACAAATAGATAAGTTTTAGGGTGGCTTTTAAGGTTGGAAGAAGGATAATAATGTAGAAAGCAGGCGCTCCATAAAATAGGAAGCTGAAGGCTCAAACGGAAAAGATGTACTGATCAGAATACTGCTGAGCACTggtagaggagattacagggattgggCAGGGCAAGATCAGGGTTAGGTTTACATCAAGAGGAGTTACAGATTTAAACTGTGTGCAATGATTTAAAATTGGAGATTACATTATAAAATTTACATCTGTATATAAATTGTTCCCCTACGTAGTGGCACAAAAGGCACAGCTTATGCACAGGATAACTAATAGGAACATGCACCTAGTTTAGCTATCAAAAATAAAACCATAAATTCATTACTTTGAGAGCATATTGATATTATTCTTGCCCAGAACATAATGGTTACAAACAATGTGAAATTAAATCAAAAGGAAGAATAATAAGTATCATTCCAAAACCTGACACCTTGGGATAAGGATCAATAAAAATGGGAAATCCAAAAATTTCAAATGGTTCCATGCCCCGTACCTTACTTTTTCCTTGTACAAAAAGGCGGCAATCAATTCCAACAACTCACAATGTATATGTGTGACCAGTGAGGCCAAGATTTTATGATAAAAGACAAAGAATGAGAATGTTCTCACTTGTTAAAGCAATTATTTAACAGGTAATAATTTGTTCTAAAGACAGTAATCTAAGGAATCACCCATTATAAAAATCAACTGCATTCCAAGATTACATTGATCCTGAACTAATTTCCTTACAATTATTTAGTAAGTATATACTTTCAATTCTAAATTAAAGATTTTTTTGGCACTGTACTTGTGCCAGGAACAGATGTCTTTAAGCTCCATGTCCTTGATGTATGATATTCACAAAAAGGGATTAGATGATTGTCAATGCTATTTTAGAGATCAAAATATAACAACACAATTTTCCTATTTTTTCTGATAATCTGGTTttcattccccccctccaaaATTTACTTAGTATAAAGGTAATGTATTCTTACTGCCTTTGCAGTACTTTAGCAGAGTGGCAAATGCTCTGCAATGGATCAGTTCTGCTATAGTGCGAATGTATCATTCTGTTAGCAGCATAATTCAACTAACAGATGTGCCAATTAGGGGGAAAAGCTATTCTTCAGAGACTAACTAAAGATGGCACAATTTAAATCAATGGAAGTTCGTATTTTTTAAACATTCTAATATCTAACCAAAAAAATCCAGTCCAGCAGTGAAATACAAGCAGCTCTCAGTCACATTTTAGCAGAGATGAGAAGCCATGACCCATCATTAAcgcaaaaataaaatgttttaatatTTCCAATGGATAAAATTTGCAGACTGAAAGGATCAAAGAGCTTAGCAAATTTATATGAACAAAGTACTGCATCACAATATAATGAatgtattttattcaatttactaCACAACTTCTCAATACTGTGTAAAGATGTAAATAAAAATACAGCATAATACAGACAGAAGTCACCCACGCATCAAAGACCAATAAATCCCAAGCATATACTCAGTCAACACAACAGCATTAAGATAGACAAATAGAAAGGAGAAAGACTTGATGGCTGGAGATTAATGTACCCTGAGAATGAGTTTGTAAAGCCACTTCTAAATAAATTTATATTTGCAGAATGTCTTTGGTAAACAGGGAATGAGACTCAGATCAAACAATGAAGTAAAATACTTTCTGCCCCATTGTTCATCACAATTATAGATGGAAAAAACAAACCATTTCTTTTAAGGCCACCTAATAAGCTTGCATCATTGCTAACACTGTGTTCATAGGTTGTATTCTACCACTTTCAAATACTGGGGAAGcaagcaaaacaaaacaaaacaaaatgtaaAGATACTGTGTCAGTAATGCACTGGAAGCACCAAATACTGTACTCTCCATTTCAATCTTTCAGAAGAGCAACATCGCTAACATGCAAAGCAGACTAATGCTGGAGACTATATGCCTTTTAACATtgcaaaaataaaaaatgaacaCTGCTTTATATTAGGTCATGAACAGAGAGCAAAAACTCAACATGCTTAATCATGTGGTCAGTTATACAGTATTAACATGTTGCTTTAGGTTTTACAAACTAAATCAGTGCATAGAGCATTATTGTGGAGTCAACAACTTCATCTTTACGCATTTCTGGTAAGAAAAGACATTAACATCAGCAAAAATGAAATAGCATTTTCAACAGATAGGTCCCTCATGATTTGCAGTTCTATAATGGTTCATTATGAGCTGCTAACATACACTTCTTAATGGTTTTGCATGCAGTTTATCTGCCCTTCCATTTATGTACAGTGGCCAGACTGGACTcaaaaaaaggcaaaattatACACAATGATACACAATTTTGATACATATATGTTGCACTTTCACCATGCTATAATAATCCACATAATAGTGGTCCAGATTAGTCATTTCTTCACAACAGTTCTTTACTATCTCACCACAAGACATGATACACAAAGTTTAGATGGGCCTATACAATCATCATGGCAAAATGCTCCGCATCCTTTGCACATGATCATGGCCTTTAGTCTGCAAGAACATTTAAAAGTCATTTCATTGACACCACTGCTTTCAGCAAATGTCTGAGCAGGAACTGCAGAATTATGATTCCCAAAGTTTGTCTTCTGACTCAGTGACATCACACTTCCAGCAAGAGATGCTGGAAAGCTACCCATAGAGAGTTCTGAAACTGAAGTGTTAGTGATATGACTAAATCCTGTGGTGCTGAAGGAGAGTTTAGGAAGCTTGCCATATAGCTGCTGCTGAATACTGAGCTGGGAATTGATGAGAGAATGTTCTGAAGAATGCTGAAATTGTAGACCAGTCTCCTTCATAACCTTTCCAATATTGCAGTCCATCTTTATTGGTCCAACATATAATTTGTCTTTGGAATCAAATGGAATGTATGCACCATCATTTATACCAATGATGTCTTGATTTTGGTTATTTCCCCGACACGTGGGGATATTTTCAGTTTTGATGACTTTAAAGCTTTCATGCAGTTTAGGAAGCCAATCCCTTCTTACATTTGGCATACTCTCCATTCCAATTAAATTCCTCTCTGGTGAGGTCTGGGCAATGGCTGGCACATGCTCAATAACAGAACCCTTTGACTGAATCTTGATTACTTCTGTTGCTCTACAGCTTCCATCATTCTGCACAACTACAGTGTTATGTAAGTAACCATGGCTAACCTTTTGCCTCCCTGGCATCCCACTGCAAGCCTTCGCTATTACTGAACCAAATATAGTATTCTGAGTCTCCAGACTCTTACAAAAGGTTGGTGTGTTTGGAATGTAATAGCCTGACACAGTAGAGCTACTGATTTGCTTTAACGTTTCAGGCATGCTTCTCATTACAGGATTTTTCAAattggggttgtgtgtgtttccaggGGAGACATTCATTAGTTCTTTGCTGCCATCTTCAAAACTGCAAGTAGCCTGTGTTATTTTTTGTGTTACTGTCCCAGACTCTTCAACAGGTCTAGAAAGAATTGGTGTTCTATTTAGCTGCTCTTGTAATACTGGAGCTTCTCCTAGGCTTTTACAATCTCTGTCCAAGACCATCTGAGATTGCACATAATGCTTACTTGATTGCAATACAGTTGATTTCATTTGCTCTAATCGTTTTTGAGACAGATCTCTGAAATCTCCTGACAATATTTTATGCAAATGATAATCAGCTAACTTGATTCCACTGTGTACTCCACTGATTATACTTTTGATATCAGTTGTTTGTGCAACATGATCAATAGTTGACTGACTGAAATTTCTTTCCTGCTTAGCTTGCGGGCTCTCAGAAGGCATCGGAGGTGGAACAAGCAGTCTAGTTATCTCCAATTTGGTACCAGAATGAGACTGTGGCAAAACCTTCTCTAAAGGAAGGCTGCCCTGAAGTAACTGTGTGACCAAGGGGTTATTGACTTCAACTGATGACAGTGGTCTATTAAAATTACCAACCCTTTTCGGCTCCTCAACACTTGGACGTAGCAAAGAGTCAGTCTGGTTTAAATTATACAAAGTTTCAGGCTTGTGATTCTGGCACTCACTTGGtctttcatccttttgcagcTGATTCTCCTCTAACAACTGTAACTGTTTGTGCAGATCACCATTATCAGTCCCTTTGCAGGCATCAGGACTTTCCACAATTACACCACTTTTAGAACAAACAGGGGCTCTGTCATCTTTAAATATTCTTTCATTTGTGGGTCGTATACAACTTTCATCAGGCAGCTGGTTAGCTATTTCAGTGTTATAATACAAGCCATTCTTATTCAAATCACTTCCACAGTTTTGTTGCTCTTTGCTGGCTAGCTGGTCAAAGGCATCCTCTAATACCTCAACATCTGATTCTATCGACTGGTGTCCACCATTTGCCATTGCCTGCTCTTGTTTCATAAGATGTTCTTTCACACATTCTTCTGCATCAACAGGAGCAGAACAGTCAAGCTTCTTTTCAAGCCTCTCAGACTGGGGAGAAGGTTTTTGTGCTAATGAATGGCTGGGATCTTTATTAGAGCATGTTGACACTATTACAGATGTCATTTGTTTCTCTGCAACATGTGGTTCATTTGACATCTCCAGCAACGTGCTAGTTTCTAGCTGATTACTTACGTTTAATTCAACACAATCACTCTCCTTTTCCTCATGTGACTGCGAAGTTGGAGAGCAAGTTACTTCATGGATTAATGGAGATCCAATTTCCTTTATGGCGCATCTATTAACCTCTTGCTCACATAAGTCAGTTTCTGGAAATTCAACTGATAGTTGGGTTGACACAACATCTGTAGTGTTTGCTTTAGTTTCAATGTCATTACTTGGTAATGAATCAGATGCTGCAGTATTCACCCCCACAACAGGGATGTCCATAGTGTTGAAGACTACAGTATTCTTAGTTTCTGCAATTACTGTTCCAGCAAAACCATAGTTTGGAAGAGGTTCTTCAAAACAAGTCGTTTTATCTTTTAGACCAGATGTCTGGGTTTGATCACAGAGTGGATTCACAGGATCATCAGTCTCAGAAAATGAAAGGATTACAGTTTCACATTTAAGACCTTTGTTAGATTCTACACAGATACTGTCTCTGTCTGCTGGCAATTCCAGTGTTTCAGGGACTGCTTCATCTTGAAGAATTGCAGTTTCATCACTGTCAGTCTGCCCATCAGAAACCACTATGTCATTGAGTTGGGAAACAGTAACTTGGTTAGATTCTTGCACATCCACCACTAAATCTGGTGGTTTACTGCTGATTATAGTGTAACTGGCATCACCCCCCAATTCAGTTTGCTGGATATCATCTGCTGTCATCAATTTATTTTGTGTTGTGTCAATTAGATTGCTTTCCACACATTCTTCAATTATAACACCTTGCTTAACACTATTCTCTCCATCACTGGGTTTTTCTGGTTCATCTGTTGTACAGGTTTGGAATAGCTGTGCTCTATACTGATGTTTTGCTGTAGTTTGTTCAAGAGCTTTTGTTTTTCCGTCGGTCTGTCCGGGGGAATCAGTGCCCCGTGGTCCATTACCACTactaccccttccccctccttccaCTGTAACATTGGCAGCTGCAGCTGCTGCAGCCTCCCTTTGTGCCCTGGCTTGCTGAGCACGGGCTTTGATATCTGCAAGTGTTCTGGCACCTGTCCTTTCTCGACTGACTGTTCCAATTGTAGTGACGATCCTGGGGCATATCTGATAGGTTGGCTGCCCTTTGACAACCCATGGAGGTTTGATTCTTGAGAGTTGAATCTGGAAGCAAAATAATTCAAATTTATTGTGAAATGCTTTTGTGAAATAGATTCTACAACAGAGACAGCAACTAGTTATATTTGTGCAACATTTTGGGGTGGAGATCATATGGTAGAGACATGGATCCTTCCGCAATTGCTAACAATTTCAAAACACTAATATATTAAAACTAAAGGGAAAACTACaaatggaaatctaaaataaaacagaaaggaCTGGAAATACACAACAGATCAGTCAATCTGTAAATAGAAAAGGCAGGTTAACAGTGCATGACCTTCAAAACAACCAGTCGCATTAACATGCAAACAAAACTTATTTCATCACTGATAAACTGCAATATCCTATAGCTTGCACTCACCTATTCTCACCAGGCTGTTACAGTTTACCAATTGAATGTACATTCATAGGAAATCAGGCATTAAAAAGGAAAACTTCCTGTTCCAAATAAATACATCAAAAGTACATTCCTAATTACTGCAAAAACAGCTACAGATAGCAGGTTCTTGCGCTTATGTAGCATCTTATCAGGTCCTTTGGATTTCCAAGGCACATCAATAGGCTGAAAAGTAGCTGACATCATATTGGAACACTCAAGAATTTCAAcccaaggtcccacaaacaacacatTATGACCATTCATTTTTTGGAAAAAAAGATGCTATGCAATGAGGAagaaatgttggtcaggacatcaGATGAAACTCTGCTTTTGTATCATCATAAAATCATTGAGGTCTACTTGAACCACCAAAATAAGCAACAGGGTCCCTGTCtgacatctcatctaaaagaaaGTACTGTCTCAGTGCTACACTACGTCAGTCTAGATGGTGTAGTGAAGTCCacactgggatttgaacccacaacatctGACCCTGACACAGGTCTGCATCAACTGAGCAAAGCTGCTGTAACAGTCTCAGAGCAAAGATGCAAATTTAAAGATCTATGATTTATTAAGTACAGTATATTCCTCAAAGCCCTGCACTTTAAAACCCATCACCGAAATGTCTTACCTTACAAATTTTCCTGGACAATGTGTTTTCAACCTAGAATCAAGCAATTTGTTTGCCTGCAACCAAGCACTTTTAGCACAATATCTCAAGAATTCTGTAACTTGCAATGTGAGCAGAGTTGCCAATGTTAGGTCGATTGCAGAAAACATGTTTATTGGTATTAGGCAATGACACTAATGTTTTCCATTGGATAGCTAACAGCATTTTTCAACAGTTAGGTGTAGGACCCCAGGCAAGGTATTAATAATTGCAGGGAAACCCTACGCAAAGGACTGAATTTTACAGTGCCTCCAGCAGGCGTGTTTCCCACAGGTGGGCACGTAAAATGGGGTGGGCACCCATcctaccaccttcctgcccacccccataaTACGAGGGGAGGGGGGTTGCACGGGCTGACACCAAAATTGGTAACCCATCCACCATATTTAAAACAGCGATTAAGGATCAATTAAACCTGTTATCAagattgaccctgataatatgttGCGCATGCCATAATAcatttggcatgggcagcaggACAGGAGCTGAAAGCCCAATTTTTAACCTGAAATGGTTAAAGTGTGAGGGTAGGCAGTGGGTCACTCTTCGGGTGCTTCCCTTTGCTGATTGCAGGGCGttcctctccccgcccccccccccaccccaccctcttaGACTGATCACCCCCTTGcttcctgccccctccctcctttaaacccacccttccccacctccccttctccCTGACCTTCCCTAACCCTCCTGGGCCAAAACCCTGGGCTTAGCTGCTCTGGGGATCCTAGGCTTTGGGCTCCTTGCCTCACCTGCAGTCCCGAACACTGCCACTGATGCCTTCCTGGCACTTCCAGGACTGGGGGAGCTCCtcgccaatcagattggctggcagctccagagggcTGGGTTTCTGCCCCAGTGAAGCGTAGAAGTCCCACTCCCGTCTTTGTTACTGAGCCCCGCAGTGTTTTACTGCCGTGAGGCAGGGCAGCATGGAGCatggtagctctgaagaagtcatatggatttgaaaccTTTATTCTGTTTcgttctccacaggtgctgccagaatctctgagtttttccagcactttgtttttatttcagatttccagcatccatagtattttgcttttattacattGGAAAGAAACATTTCAGAAGCtctcaattttaaaaaaggaattgTCTGTTTTAAAAAGGAAGGAATTAAAGAaagttaacagcacagaaggaggccgattggcccatcgtgtttgcaccagccaaaaaaaaaAAGAGCCACCCAGCCTGATCCCACTTTGCAGAGCCCTACAGATTATAGCACTTCAGTTGCACATCTTGGCACCGTTTAAATGAGatgaggttttctgcctctactaccctttcagacagtgagtttcgGACCCTTACCCTGTGTTtgctttcctgatttcctttcTGATTTCACCCCTCCACTTTCTACATTCTTCTCGGCTTTCCATAATAAGGGAGAATTGAGCTTTAATTTTGCATGAAGAAAGTAGAAAGCGGGAAATATACTTTTCTCAAGCAAGGTTTGGCTGGTGGACCATGGCATTTCCTAGACTAAACTTtaaccccccccaaaaaaagcaACAGTGTACCTGgtccaaattgctttacagctcCGCCTAAGGAAAGTAAAACTGAAACTGAAATGCGCTTCCCAAGTAATAATTCAACATTTTAAAAACGTACATACCCTAATAGGTGGCACCTTTGGCTCTTCTTTTGTAGGATGTTCTTTTTCTGTCCGAAAGCTATCAATTGCGGTCCGAAAGGACTGATGATCTTCAAGACGTGGCTTCTTCTCAGGGCCAGAAGTCGAGGCACTGTGCTCAGAAGACTTTCTCTTTTGCTCTTTGGACTCTCCAGAATTGTGCTCCAATTCACTTTTCAAAACAGCACTCCTTATAGTAAGGCAGGTAATCTGATCCTTAGAAATTCCAGCAGGTTGTACATCAGTCAATTCTAAACATCCATCAGATTTAATATGTTCTTGAGATTGTACTCCAACAGGTCTTTCTGTAAGCAATATAGGtttggaatttaatgcagatttATTTGGAAGAATTTCTTCAAGCTGTCCAGGTCTAGCATCATTATTAATTAAACTAAATTGATCTTCATCTGCACAATTAACAGCCTGAAACACCTTGGCCTCATGATTGTGCTGTTTCTGGCTCCTGGTATCTTGAGAAGACACCG from Carcharodon carcharias isolate sCarCar2 chromosome 14, sCarCar2.pri, whole genome shotgun sequence harbors:
- the asxl1 gene encoding putative Polycomb group protein ASXL1 isoform X4 — encoded protein: MKDKQKKKKDRTWAEAARMVLENYSDAPMTPKQILHVIETEGLKEMRSGTSPLACLNAMLHTNSRADDGMFYRLPGRMGLYTLKKDALLWPKNMPIGDGEGYDDGPDLESCDSNETSTTGEENDASPVSDESSSNASCSTDIQGKQVSPGKQNSHKATQQPVKQQPKKKIGVPVMMSKSIPRVVLTPLKVNGEHVESASAFTAKHTDGESSSASSGSSCTVTSVNAQYNRTEMNKLQCRPSLSRKPGQHFRTLRRTNTAGQMKRNRGEEIDVETPGSILVNTNLRALINSRTFTSLPLHFQQQLLFLLPEVDRQVGTDGIMRLSSSALNNEFFTSAAQGWKERLAEGEFTPEMQLRLRQEMEKEKKVELWKENFFEDYYGQKLGLSKEESEQQTSIQVEIENEASSPVLAGPSKQQSPVKKQDERLRKCTRSSKVDLKCRVKRSLIKETKTELPEPSEKTVSCTVSSQDTRSQKQHNHEAKVFQAVNCADEDQFSLINNDARPGQLEEILPNKSALNSKPILLTERPVGVQSQEHIKSDGCLELTDVQPAGISKDQITCLTIRSAVLKSELEHNSGESKEQKRKSSEHSASTSGPEKKPRLEDHQSFRTAIDSFRTEKEHPTKEEPKVPPIRIQLSRIKPPWVVKGQPTYQICPRIVTTIGTVSRERTGARTLADIKARAQQARAQREAAAAAAANVTVEGGGRGSSGNGPRGTDSPGQTDGKTKALEQTTAKHQYRAQLFQTCTTDEPEKPSDGENSVKQGVIIEECVESNLIDTTQNKLMTADDIQQTELGGDASYTIISSKPPDLVVDVQESNQVTVSQLNDIVVSDGQTDSDETAILQDEAVPETLELPADRDSICVESNKGLKCETVILSFSETDDPVNPLCDQTQTSGLKDKTTCFEEPLPNYGFAGTVIAETKNTVVFNTMDIPVVGVNTAASDSLPSNDIETKANTTDVVSTQLSVEFPETDLCEQEVNRCAIKEIGSPLIHEVTCSPTSQSHEEKESDCVELNVSNQLETSTLLEMSNEPHVAEKQMTSVIVSTCSNKDPSHSLAQKPSPQSERLEKKLDCSAPVDAEECVKEHLMKQEQAMANGGHQSIESDVEVLEDAFDQLASKEQQNCGSDLNKNGLYYNTEIANQLPDESCIRPTNERIFKDDRAPVCSKSGVIVESPDACKGTDNGDLHKQLQLLEENQLQKDERPSECQNHKPETLYNLNQTDSLLRPSVEEPKRVGNFNRPLSSVEVNNPLVTQLLQGSLPLEKVLPQSHSGTKLEITRLLVPPPMPSESPQAKQERNFSQSTIDHVAQTTDIKSIISGVHSGIKLADYHLHKILSGDFRDLSQKRLEQMKSTVLQSSKHYVQSQMVLDRDCKSLGEAPVLQEQLNRTPILSRPVEESGTVTQKITQATCSFEDGSKELMNVSPGNTHNPNLKNPVMRSMPETLKQISSSTVSGYYIPNTPTFCKSLETQNTIFGSVIAKACSGMPGRQKVSHGYLHNTVVVQNDGSCRATEVIKIQSKGSVIEHVPAIAQTSPERNLIGMESMPNVRRDWLPKLHESFKVIKTENIPTCRGNNQNQDIIGINDGAYIPFDSKDKLYVGPIKMDCNIGKVMKETGLQFQHSSEHSLINSQLSIQQQLYGKLPKLSFSTTGFSHITNTSVSELSMGSFPASLAGSVMSLSQKTNFGNHNSAVPAQTFAESSGVNEMTFKCSCRLKAMIMCKGCGAFCHDDCIGPSKLCVSCLVVR